A single window of Vigna unguiculata cultivar IT97K-499-35 chromosome 1, ASM411807v1, whole genome shotgun sequence DNA harbors:
- the LOC114196181 gene encoding ABC transporter I family member 11, chloroplastic isoform X4, whose product MTTALKPPIGLRPLQPPPLFPVSKSLKFPTTQLPRINCSHSSFEVREVSYQPPGTQLKLLNSVSFSLPEKSFGLIFGQSGSGKTTLLQLLAGICKPTSGSIYIQKYGNDGNPSQTPEPLVPERVGIVFQFPERYFVADNVLDEVTFGWPRQKGSHHLRENLTLGLQRAINWVGLSGISLDKNPHSLSGGYKRRLALAIQLVQTPDLLILDEPLAGLENLQV is encoded by the exons ATGACCACCGCTTTAAAGCCACCAATTGGGTTGCGCCCCCTCCAACCACCACCGCTTTTCCCTGTTTCCAAATC GCTAAAGTTCCCAACAACTCAGCTTCCCAGAATCAACTGTAGCCACTCCTCTTTCGAA GTTCGAGAGGTTAGCTATCAACCCCCGGGGACTCAGCTTAAACTTCTAAATTCAGTTAGCTTTTCACTTCCAGAGAAAAG ttttggcctaatttttggaCAGAGTGGAAGTGGAAAAACAACCCTATTGCAG CTTCTTGCAGGTATATGCAAACCAACCTCGGGATCTATTTACATCCAAAAGTATGGGAATGACGGAAATCCTAGTCAAACTCCAGAGCCCTTGGTGCCAGAAAGGGTTGGTATTGTCTTCCAGTTTCCTGAGAG GTATTTTGTGGCAGATAATGTGCTTGATGAAGTCACTTTTGGTTGGCCAAGGCAAAAGGGTAGCCATCACCTTAGGGAGAATCTTACTCTAGGGCTACAGAGGGCAATTAACTGG GTTGGATTAAGTGGGATATCATTGGATAAAAATCCTCACTCCCTCAGTGGTGGTTACAAACGCCGTCTTGCCTTGGCAATACAATTG GTGCAAACCCCTGATCTATTGATATTGGATGAACCTCTTGCTGGACTCG